One Klebsiella electrica genomic window, CGCCGGGTGCATTTCATCTGACTAACGATACGCTGGGCGCGTTCATGCGCGATAACGACGTTGATACCGCGGTGATGGTGATGTGCTACCACGGCAATAGCAGTAAAGGCGCCGCACAGTATCTGCTACAGCAGGGCTATGACAAGGTTTACAGCGTGGATGGCGGATTCGATGCGTGGCATCGTCATTTCCCGGCGGAAGTGGAACATGGCGCGCTTTAAGCATTAGTACGCCATACCGTCTTTGTGCAGATGGTATGGCTGCTTCAGGGATGCCCAGGGCGCGCCACTCCTGCAACTCGTATATACTAGCCCCCTTTGTGTGGAATAAGCGATCCGCCGTATGTTAATGATTACCTCTTTTGCTAACCCGCGTGTGGCCCAGGCGTTTGTCGACTATATGGCGACGCAGGGCATTATCCTGACCATTCAGCAGCATGATCAGAGCGATGTCTGGCTGGCCGAT contains:
- the glpE gene encoding thiosulfate sulfurtransferase GlpE, which produces MDHFECINVEEAHQKLHQAMAVLVDIRDPQSFAMGHTPGAFHLTNDTLGAFMRDNDVDTAVMVMCYHGNSSKGAAQYLLQQGYDKVYSVDGGFDAWHRHFPAEVEHGAL